A stretch of the Pangasianodon hypophthalmus isolate fPanHyp1 chromosome 28, fPanHyp1.pri, whole genome shotgun sequence genome encodes the following:
- the tyrp1b gene encoding tyrosinase-related protein 1b isoform X2: MWQSVLSLCMYIMFTRAQFPRECVTPEVLRSGTCCPSPTGLANDECGLRTGRGRCMPVVADRRPHGHQYPHDGRDDRERWPLRFFNRTCQCNTKFSGYNCGRCRYGLTGVNCDQRISVVRRNIMQMSPEEKRAFVNALDQAKRTVHPDLVICTRRYQELFGPDGNTVQCENITIYNFFVWTHYYSVAKTYMGPGQQSFGGVDFSHEGPGFLTWHRFHLLQLESDIQDMLRNPKFALPYWNFAIGGNECDICTDDLLGARSSFDMNSISSNSVFSQWRVICEDVEEYETQGTICNSTEGGPIRRNPGGNVARPMVQKLPETQDIIDCLELNTFDTPPYYSTSTWSFRNTIEGTVFYPEENAPIGHNWRFNMVPFWPPVTNAEMFVSAPYSLGYTYEVQWPTRPYTISEIITIVIVVMVLVVMVVVGVTACFVRAYGSHEGLEPLLGEHFRHYSEDDHKF, encoded by the exons ATGTGGCAGAGTGTGTTGTCACTCTGCATGTACATCATGTTCACACGAGCGCAGTTCCCACGCGAGTGTGTGACACCCGAGGTCCTGCGTAGTGGCACCTGCTGTCCATCACCCACTGGCCTGGCCAATGATGAATGTGGATTGAGGACCGGGCGAGGAAGGTGTATGCCAGTCGTCGCTGACAGGCGCCCACACGGCCATCAGTACCCTCACGACGGACGGGACGATCGGGAACGATGGCCGCTGCGCTTCTTTAACCGGACCTGCCAGTGTAACACAAAATTTAGTGGCTACAACTGTGGACGGTGCAGATATGGGCTTACTGGAGTGAACTGTGATCAGAGAATCAGTGTGG TGCGTCGTAACATCATGCAGATGTCTCCAGAGGAGAAACGGGCTTTTGTGAATGCTCTGGATCAAGCTAAGAGAACGGTCCATCCTGATCTGGTTATCTGCACACGACGCTATCAGGAGCTCTTTGGCCCGGATGGAAACACTGTCCAATGTGAAAACATCACCATCTACAACTTTTTCGTCTGGACTCATTATTATTCTGTAGCGAAGACGTACATGGGGCCGGGACAGCAGAGCTTCGGGGGCGTGGACTTCTCTCACGAAGGTCCGGGATTCCTTACATGGCACCGGTTCCACCTGCTGCAACTAGAGAGTGATATACAg gaTATGCTCAGGAACCCAAAATTTGCCCTGCCATACTGGAACTTTGCGATCGGAGGAAACGAGTGTGATATCTGCACAGACGACCTGCTCGGAGCCAGGAGCAGCTTTGACATGAACAGCATTAGCTCTAACTCCGTGTTCTCTCAGTGGAGAGTGATATGCGAGGATGTGGAGGAGTATGAGACACAAGGGACCATCTGTAACA gtacagAAGGTGGTCCAATCAGACGGAATCCTGGAGGGAATGTGGCTCGGCCGATGGTACAGAAACTACCGGAAACTCAAGATATAATTGACTGCCTGGAGCTCAACACTTTTGATACGCCTCCGTACTACTCCACCTCCACCTGGAGCTTTAGGAATACTATTGAAG GCACAGTATTTTACCCTGAAGAAAACGCTCCCATTGGTCACAACTGGCGTTTCAACATGGTTCCTTTTTGGCCACCGGTCACAAATGCGGAAATGTTTGTCTCAGCACCGTACAGTCTCGGATACACCTATGAGGTCCAATGGCCAA ctCGGCCGTACACCATCTCTGAGATCATTACCATCGTTATAGTGGTCATGGtgctggtggtgatggtggtagtTGGAGTCACTGCGTGTTTTGTCAGAGCGTATGGCTCACATGAAGGGCTGGAGCCGCTGCTTGGGGAACATTTCCGTCACTACTCAGAAGACGATCACAAGTTTTAA
- the tyrp1b gene encoding tyrosinase-related protein 1b isoform X1, whose amino-acid sequence MWQSVLSLCMYIMFTRAQFPRECVTPEVLRSGTCCPSPTGLANDECGLRTGRGRCMPVVADRRPHGHQYPHDGRDDRERWPLRFFNRTCQCNTKFSGYNCGRCRYGLTGVNCDQRISVVRRNIMQMSPEEKRAFVNALDQAKRTVHPDLVICTRRYQELFGPDGNTVQCENITIYNFFVWTHYYSVAKTYMGPGQQSFGGVDFSHEGPGFLTWHRFHLLQLESDIQDMLRNPKFALPYWNFAIGGNECDICTDDLLGARSSFDMNSISSNSVFSQWRVICEDVEEYETQGTICNSTEGGPIRRNPGGNVARPMVQKLPETQDIIDCLELNTFDTPPYYSTSTWSFRNTIEGYSTPQGNYDPVVRSLHNLAHLFLNGTGGQTHVSPNDPIFVLLHSFTDAIFDEWLRRHHPGTVFYPEENAPIGHNWRFNMVPFWPPVTNAEMFVSAPYSLGYTYEVQWPTRPYTISEIITIVIVVMVLVVMVVVGVTACFVRAYGSHEGLEPLLGEHFRHYSEDDHKF is encoded by the exons ATGTGGCAGAGTGTGTTGTCACTCTGCATGTACATCATGTTCACACGAGCGCAGTTCCCACGCGAGTGTGTGACACCCGAGGTCCTGCGTAGTGGCACCTGCTGTCCATCACCCACTGGCCTGGCCAATGATGAATGTGGATTGAGGACCGGGCGAGGAAGGTGTATGCCAGTCGTCGCTGACAGGCGCCCACACGGCCATCAGTACCCTCACGACGGACGGGACGATCGGGAACGATGGCCGCTGCGCTTCTTTAACCGGACCTGCCAGTGTAACACAAAATTTAGTGGCTACAACTGTGGACGGTGCAGATATGGGCTTACTGGAGTGAACTGTGATCAGAGAATCAGTGTGG TGCGTCGTAACATCATGCAGATGTCTCCAGAGGAGAAACGGGCTTTTGTGAATGCTCTGGATCAAGCTAAGAGAACGGTCCATCCTGATCTGGTTATCTGCACACGACGCTATCAGGAGCTCTTTGGCCCGGATGGAAACACTGTCCAATGTGAAAACATCACCATCTACAACTTTTTCGTCTGGACTCATTATTATTCTGTAGCGAAGACGTACATGGGGCCGGGACAGCAGAGCTTCGGGGGCGTGGACTTCTCTCACGAAGGTCCGGGATTCCTTACATGGCACCGGTTCCACCTGCTGCAACTAGAGAGTGATATACAg gaTATGCTCAGGAACCCAAAATTTGCCCTGCCATACTGGAACTTTGCGATCGGAGGAAACGAGTGTGATATCTGCACAGACGACCTGCTCGGAGCCAGGAGCAGCTTTGACATGAACAGCATTAGCTCTAACTCCGTGTTCTCTCAGTGGAGAGTGATATGCGAGGATGTGGAGGAGTATGAGACACAAGGGACCATCTGTAACA gtacagAAGGTGGTCCAATCAGACGGAATCCTGGAGGGAATGTGGCTCGGCCGATGGTACAGAAACTACCGGAAACTCAAGATATAATTGACTGCCTGGAGCTCAACACTTTTGATACGCCTCCGTACTACTCCACCTCCACCTGGAGCTTTAGGAATACTATTGAAG gTTACAGCACTCCCCAGGGGAACTATGACCCAGTGGTGCGCAGTCTACACAATCTGGCTCATCTATTCCTGAATGGTACAGGCGGTCAGACCCATGTGTCCCCCAACGACCCCATCTTTGTCCTGCTGCACTCCTTTACTGATGCCATTTTTGATGAATGGCTACGTAGACACCACcctg GCACAGTATTTTACCCTGAAGAAAACGCTCCCATTGGTCACAACTGGCGTTTCAACATGGTTCCTTTTTGGCCACCGGTCACAAATGCGGAAATGTTTGTCTCAGCACCGTACAGTCTCGGATACACCTATGAGGTCCAATGGCCAA ctCGGCCGTACACCATCTCTGAGATCATTACCATCGTTATAGTGGTCATGGtgctggtggtgatggtggtagtTGGAGTCACTGCGTGTTTTGTCAGAGCGTATGGCTCACATGAAGGGCTGGAGCCGCTGCTTGGGGAACATTTCCGTCACTACTCAGAAGACGATCACAAGTTTTAA